In Bradyrhizobium symbiodeficiens, the genomic stretch CTCCGCGAGGTAGCCGCGCGAGGTCAGGAGTTCGAGCATCGCGTCGACCGATGCCGGCAAGGCCCCGGAAGTATTGGCCGCTGAAGTCATGAAAAAGCCAGTCTCGCTATGCCCTCACCGGGGACAAGTTTGGGCCGAGGCGTGAGATCACCTCACTCCTTGGCGTTGGCAGCATCGACGGCGCGCCGCGTCAGCACGCCGATGAGATGCGCGCGGTATTCGGCGCTGCCGTGAATATCGCTGTTGAGGCCCTCGGCCGGCACCTCGATGCCGTCGAGCGCCTTCGCGGCGAAGCGCTTCTTCAGCGCTTCCTCGAACGCGGTGACGCGGAACACGCCTTCGGAGCCGGCGCCGGTGACGGCAACCCGCACGTCCGACGGACGCCGCGCCACGAACACGCCGACCAGCGCATAGCGCGAGGCCTGGTTGCGGAACTTGATGTAGGCGGCCTTCTTCGGCAGCGGGAACATCACCTTGGTGATGATCTCGTCGGCTTCGAGCGCCGTCGTGAACAGGCCCTGGAAATACTCTTCGGCCTTGAGGCGGCGCTTGTTGGTGACGATGGTCGCGCCCAGCGCCAGCACGGCAGCCGGATAGTCCGCGGTCGGGTCGTTGTTGGCGAGCGAGCCGCCGATCGTACCCTTGTGACGCACGGCCGGGTCCCCGATCTGGCTGGCGAGATTCGCAAGCGCCGGAATGGCTTCACCCACGATCGCGGAGCCTGCGACCTCGGCATGCTTGGCGGTGGCGCCGATCACCAGCGACCGGCCCTTCATCTCGATCGCGTTGAGCCCCTCGATATGGGAGAGGTCGACCAGATGCGGGGGGCTCGCGAGGCGCTGCTTCATCACGGGAATCAGCGTGTGGCCGCCGGCGATGATCTTGGCGTCTTCGTTCTTCACCAGGAGGTTGGCGGCCTGCCGCACGGTCCCGGGGCGATGATATTTGAATTCGTACATCTGAATGTCCTGATCGCGGGATCGTTGCGCGCTTTAGGCGAGATCTGATTTCGCCATCGCCTTGGCGCCGGCGGAGATCGAGGCGACGATGTTCTGGTAGCCGGTGCAGCGGCAGAGATTGCCTTCTAATTCTTCCCGGATCGTATGGTCGTCGAGCTCGTTGCCCTTGCGATGGACAATGTCGATCGCAGTCATGATCATGCCCGGCGTGCAGAAGCCGCACTGCAGGCCATGGTGCTCGCGGAAGGCCTCCTGCATCGGATGCAACGGCGCGCCGTCGGCGGCCAGCCCCTCGATCGTCTTGACCTCATGACCGTCTGCCATCACCGCCAGCGTGGTGCAGGACTTCACGGCCTTGCCGTCGACATGAACGACGCAGGCGCCGCACTGCGAAGTATCACAGCCGACATGGGTGCCGGTCAGGCGCAAATTCTCACGCAGGAACTGCACCAGGAGGGTGCGGGGATCGACGTTGGCCGTGACTGGATTGCCGTTCACGATGAGGGAGATTTTTGCCATAAGCACTCTCTATCAGCGCCCCGACGGGTCCCGTCGAAGCGGTTCTTATAATTATTCCAACCCATCATATGGGCCATTATGCCCCGGGGCAACATCACCCGAGGCGCAAGGCGCCATGCCGAAGGCGCTGACCTTCAGCCCTGTACCGCCTTGGCGAAGTTCGCGAAAAATTCGTCGGCGAGCTTTTTGGCGGCGCCGTTGATGAGACGCTGGCCGAGCTGCGCCAACTTGCCGCCGATCTGCGCCTCGACCTCGTAGGACAGCAGCGTGCCGCCGTCCTTCTCCGCCAGCTTGACCACCGCGCCACCCTTGGCGAAGCCGGCGACCCCGCCTTCGCCCTCCCCCGATATCCGATAGCCGTTCGGCGGATCGAGATCGGAAAGCGTGACCTTGCCCTTGAAGCGCGCCGAGACCGGGCCGACCTTCATTTTCGCCGTAGCGCGAAACCCGCCGTCCTCGGTCCTCTCGAGCTCCTCGCAGCCGGGGATGCAGGCCTTCAGCACCTCGGGATCGTTGAGCTTGGCCCACACGGCCTCGCGCGGCGCCGCAAGCTGGACTTCGCCGTTCATCGTCATGGCCATGAGGGTGCCTCCCGGATCGCGTAACTTATAATGCTGATCAAGTAACGCAGGGACGCGGCAAAGGAAAGGGTGGCGGCCGGTCAAGTGCAATGCATATTCGCAACTGCAAAAAGACGCGTGCGCCCGGTTGGGGATTGGCAGGGCCGGGCCATGGTGATTAGGTCGCGCGCAATATGAGCACTTCCCTCTCCCCCCTGCTCGCGCCGATGCTGTCGAGCGCCGTCATGCGCGCGGTCTGCGATGACCGCTCGACCCTGCAGAACATGCTCGATTTCGAGGCAGCCCTGGCACGCGCGGAGGCCGCCACGGACGTCATTCCGGCCTCTGCCGTCGGGTCCATCGAGGCCGCCTGCAAGGCCGATTCCTTTGACATGGCGGCACTGGCCGAGGCCGCGACGCGATCGGGCAATCTGGCGATTCCCCTGGTCAAGATGCTGACCGCCAATGTCGGCAAGGCCGACACCGAGGCCGCGCGCTACGTGCATTGGGGCGCAACCAGCCAGGACGTCATCGACACCGCCACCATGCTCACGCTTCGCGCCGGTCTCGACGCTCTGGACACCGACCTCAGCCGTGCCATCAAGGGCTTTGCCGCACTGGCACGAGCCCATCGCCACACTGCGATGGTGGCTCGGACCTGGCTCCAGCACGCATTGCCGATGCCCTTCGGCCTGAAAGCTGCCGAATATGCCGCAAGCCTCGCCCGCTCGCGCTGCCGCCTGCGGCGGATTCGCCGCGAGGGCCTCGCCTTGCAATTCGGCGGCGCTGCCGGCACGCTCGCGGCCCTCGGCGACAAGGGGCTGGCAGTAGCCGAACGGCTGGCGCAGGAGCTGAACCTGCCGCTGCCGGAAGCGCCATGGCATACCCATCGCGACCGGATCGCGGAGGCCGCCTCATGCCTCGCGATCCTCGCCGGCAGCTGCGGCAAGATCGCGCGCGACGTCTCGCTGATGATGCAGACCGACGTCGGCGAAGCGTTCGAGCCGGCAGGCGAAGGCCGCGGCGGCTCCTCGACCATGCCGCACAAGCGCAACCCGGTCGCCGCCGCAAGCGCGCTGGGCGCTGCCACGATGGCTCCGCAGCTTGCCGCGACGATATTTGCGGCCCAGGTGCAGGACCACGAGCGCAGCGCAGGCCCCTGGCATGCGGAATGGCCGACGCTGCCGCAATTGATGCTGGTTACCTCGGGGGCGCTGGCCGCCATCGTCGACATCGCAGAGGGCCTGGACGTCGACGCCGCGCGCATGCGCAGCAATCTCGATGCGACGCACGGGCTGATCATGGCGGAGGCGGTCACCTTCGCGCTGGCCGCCAAGATCGGCAAGAGCGACGCACATCATCTCATCGAGGCCGCCAGCAAGCGCGCGGTTGCCGAGAAGAAACATCTGCGCGAGGTGTTGTCGGCCGATTCGCAGGTCACGGCGCATCTTTCGCCAGAAAAAATTGCGGCATTGTTCGAGCCGATGGCCTATCAAGGGGCTTCCCAGGCCCTGATCGACCGGCTGCTCGACAGCCTTGAGCGCGAATAGATACGGAGACGCCGCATGCCCATGATCGATGCCGACGGATGCCTGCTCAACGTCTCCGTCGAGGGCCGCGACGGCGGGCCGACGCTGATGCTCTCCAATTCGCTCGGCTGCACGCTTCAGATGTGGGAGCCGCAGATGAAGGCGCTGACGCAGGTGTTCCGCGTCATCCGCTACGACCGCCGCGGCCACGGCAAGTCGAACGTTCCGCCCGGCCCCTACACGATGGAGCGCTTCGGCCGCGACGTGCTGGCGATCCTCGACGACCTCAACATCGAGAAGGTGCATTGGTGCGGCCTGTCGATGGGCGGCATGGTCGGGCAATGGCTGGGCGCCAACGCGCCGGAGCGCTTCGGCAAGCTCATCCTCGCCAATACCTCCTGTTACTATGCCGAACCGACCAAATGGCTGGAGCGCATCGACGCCGTGAAGAAGGGCGGCATCGCTGCGGTCGCCGATGCCGTGATCGCGGGATGGCTGACGCAGGATTTCCGTGACCGCGAGCCCGACATCACCGCGAGGATGAAATCGATGCTGCTCGCCTCCCCCGTCGAAGGCTACCTCGCCTGCTGCGAGGCGCTGTCGACGCTCGACCAGCGCGAGTTGCTTCCCAAGATCAAGAGTCCGACGCTGGTGATCGCCGGCCGTCACGACATGGCGACGCCGATCTCGGCGGGCGAGTTGATCCGCTCGAGGATTCCGGGCGCCAGCATGACCATCATCGACGCCGCGCATATTTCCAACGTCGAGCAGCCGCACGCGTTCACAGATGCGGTGGTGGGCTTCCTGACGCAGCGATAGCAGCCGTCATTGCGAGCGTAGCGAAGCAATCCAGAGATCTCTCCGCGGAGACATTCTGGATTGCTTCGTCGCTACGCTCCTCGCAACGACGGAGAGGAGGACGAATGGACGACCAAAAGCGCCGCGATGCCGGCATGAACGTACGCAGAAAAGTGTTGGGCAACGCCTGGGTCGACAAGTCGATCGCGAACCGCAATGCCTTCAACACCGACTTCCAGGACATGATCACGCGCTATGCCTGGGGCGAGATCTGGACCCGGCCGCATTTCGACGAGCGGACGCGGCGGGTGCTGGTGATCGGCACCATGGTCGCGCTCGGGCAATGGGACGAATTCCGCCTGCACGTGCGCGCGGCGCTCGCGGAGGGCGGCTTCACGCCCGACGACATCAAGGAGATCCTGCTGCAGCAGGCGATCTATTGCGGCGTGCCGGCGGCGAACCACGCCGTCAAGGAAGCCTCAGCGATTGTGCAGGAGCTCGGCCTGCTCCAGTCCTAGCGACGCAGGAATCTCGCCAGGCGTCTCGACGGTCTGCGGAGCCGCCTCGGGCCGCTCGATCAGGATCACAATGGCAGCACCGAGCAGCAGCAACAGCTCGGTGGCGTGCAGCCGGAGCGCGGCCATCTCGCCGACCTTCGAAGCCATCACCATGCTGGCAAACGAGATCAGGCTGCCGATCGCCAGGGCAATGCCGAGTGCCTCGTCGCTGCCGCCGGACTTGCGGGTCCGGGGGACGCAGAGCAGAGCGAGATAGATCGCAAAGAACGCCACCACGGTCAGCCGGCCCAGCGCAAGCAGCCACGCGGCGCGGACCGTTTCCATGCCCGCCATCTGGAGATGGTCGCTCAAATACAGCGCAACGGCGACGCTCGGCCGCTCGTAGAGGCCGTGCACCGGCGCGACGATGATGTTGAAGGCGACAAGGGTCCAGGCCGGAATGAAATAGGCCGCCAGCAGCGCGCCGTTGACCGAGCCGATCCGCCAATTCCTGAACATGCCGCTTCCCGCTTCGTCGATCACGCGCCTTCGCTGGGAAGGCTTTGCCGGGAGCTAACTCGCATCAGACTGTGGCGGCAATTTAAACCCTTTGTTTACCTTAACCGGCCTGTGGACCGCGCAGCCAGCGAAAAGGCCCCGCCTTTCGGGCGGGGCCTTCATCACTGCCCTTCGCTCTTGGGCTCCTAAAACTCTTGGTAAAGCTCCTCGGCTCCTAAAGCTCTTGGGCTCCCAAATCTACTTCTTGTCCTGGCTGTGCTGGCCACCCTGCTGCTGGCCAGGCTTGTCGCCCTGGCGCTGCGGATCCTGCTGCTGCTGGCCGGGTTTCTGGCCGCCGCCCTGCTGCTGATCGGGTTTCTGGCCTTGCTGGCCCGGATTCTGGTTCTGCTGGTTCGTCATGTCGGGAAACTCCCTTGTTGGACGTCAGAGGGGCGACAACCGCGCGCATCGATTTTGGTTGCTATGCGGAACCCGGTTCCTCGCACCTGCCGGAACCCCGATATGACGTCCGTAGCCAAATGAGTTCTGTACAAGCCCTCATGCCGAGGCTTGGCTAGTTGCAGCCGCCAGTTCCCTCCTGTTACAAAACCGGATGAATGCTCAAGGGCTGCCGGGGCCCGAGAACTCTTCAAAGAGCTCCCTTTGAGCCCGCGTCAGGTTTGGTACGGCAGCCCATGGATTATTTCGCCCAACAGCTCATCAACGGTCTCGTCCTAGGCTCCATCTACGGCCTGATCGCCATCGGCTACACGATGGTCTACGGCATCGTCGGCATGATCAACTTCGCCCATGGCGACGTCTTCATGATCGGCGGCTTCATCGCCCTGATCACCTTTCTGCTGCTGATCTCGACCGGCCTGACCGCGGTCCCGGTGATCCTGCTGATCGTGCTGCTGGTCTCGATGGCGATCACCGCGCTCTATGGCTGGACCATCGAGCGCATCGCCTACCGACCGCTTCGCCACTCCTTCCGCCTCGCCCCGATGCTGTCGGCGATCGGCATGTCCTTCGTGCTGACAAACTATTCGCAGGTGGCGCAGGGCGCGCGGGTCAAGCCGATCCCGCCCGTCATCACCGGCGGCTATACTTTGCACGAGAGCGCGGACGGCTTCGTGATCCAGCTCTCCAACATCCAGATCATCGTGGTCATCACCACCATCGTGCTCTTGGCGATCTTCACCTGGCTGGTGTCGCGCACCCGGCTCGGACGCGACATGCGCGCCTGCGAGCAGGACCAGACCATGGCGGCGCTGCTCGGCGTCGACGTCGACCGCACCATCTCGATGACCTTCGTGATTGGGGCGGCGCTCGCCGCGGTCGCGGGCCTGATGTACCTGCTCTATTACGGCCTCGTCGATTTCTTCATGGGCTTCGTCGCCGGCATCAAGGCGTTCACCGCTGCCGTGCTCGGCGGCATCGGCTCGCTGCCGGGCGCCATGCTCGGCGGCCTCGCGATCGGCCTGATCGAGACGTTGTGGTCGGCCTATTTCTCGGTCGAGTACAAGGACGTCGCCGCGTTCTCGATCCTGATCGTGGTGCTGATCTTCATGCCGACCGGCCTGCTCGGCCGTCCCGAAGTCGAAAAAGTCTAACGGTCGCACGCGTGACAGCTCCCACGACCAACCCGGCCAAACCTGCAACGAGCATCCCCGCTCTCCTGAAGACAGCCTTCGTCAACGCGCTGATCGCGCTGGTGCTGTTCTCGCTGATGATCGGCATCCGCACCGAGGCAGGCTCCTCCGGCCAGCTCACCTATTGGACCCGCTTCGGCGACCTCGCGTCTATCGTCGCCGCCGTGTTTGGCGGCTCGATCGTGATCGAGCTGCTCAGGCAATGGATCGGCCCGACCGGCGCCGAGAAGCTGGTGCCGCCGGCGGTGCAGAGCGGCATATCGTTCATCGGCCGCTACCTCGCGCCGGCGCTGCTGATCTTCACGCTGCTGGTGCCTGTCATCTTCTATAACCAGCGCTACATCCTCGACCTCGCGATCCTGGTGCTCACCTATGTCATGCTGGGGTGGGGATTGAACGTCGTGGTCGGGCTCGCCGGCCTGCTCGATCTCGGCTACGTCGCCTTCTATGCGGTCGGCGCCTATTCCTACGGACTGCTTGCCACCAATTTCGGCTGGTCGTTCTGGATCTGCCTGCCGCTCGCCGGCATCCTCGCGGCGTTCTGGGGCGTTCTGCTCGGCTTTCCCGTGCTGCGCCTGCGCGGCGACTATCTCGCCATCGTGACGCTCGCCTTCGGCGAGATCATCCGCCTCGTCATCATCAACTGGCAGGATCTCACCGGCGGGCCCAACGGCGTCTCCGGCATTCCCCGCCCCTCCTTCTTCGGCATCCCGCTCGACAACAGCGATGACGGGCTCGCCGCCAGGCTCGGCATCGAATATTCGCCGACGCACCGCATCGTCTTCCTGTTCTATCTGATCCTGGCGCTGGCGCTGCTCACCAACTGGGCAACGATCCGGCTGCGCCGGCTGCCGATCGGGCGAGCCTGGGAAGCTCTGCGCGAGGACGAGGTCGCCTGCCGCGCGCTCGGCATCAACACCACGACAACCAAGCTCACGGCGTTTGCGACGGGTGCGATGTTCGGCGGCTTTGCCGGCGCGTTCTTCGCCACCCGGCAAGGCTTCATCAGCCCGGAATCCTTCACCTTTCAGGAATCGGCGCTGGTGCTCGCCATCGTCGTCCTCGGCGGCATGGGCTCGCAGCTCGGCGTCGCGCTCTCCGCGCTCGCCATGATCGGCGGCTTCGAATTGTTCCGGAGCCTGGAAGGCTATCGCATGCTGGTGTTCGGCATGGCCATGGTGCTGATCATGATCTGGCGCCCGCGCGGCCTGATCGGCCATCGCGCGCCCACCGTGTATCTGACCAAGGCGAAAGCGATCTCCTCCGACCTCGTCAAGGAAGGGCACGGATGATCGGCGACAAGATTCTCAACGTCGACCGGCTCGCCATGCGCTTCGGCGGCATCGTTGCCGTGCAGGACCTTTCCTTCGCCGCCGAGCGGAAGAAGATCACCGCGCTGATCGGGCCGAACGGCGCCGGCAAGACCACCGTCTTCAACTGCATCACCGGATTCTACAAACCGAGCGGCGGCTCCATTCGCCTCACCCATGACGGCGGCAAGACGATCGCGCTGGAGCGGCTGAACGATTTCCGCATCGCCAAGCAGGCCAAGGTGGCCCGCACCTTCCAGAACATCCGGCTGTTTCCCGGAATGACCGCGCTGGAAAACCTGATGGTGGCGCAGCACAACGCCTTGATGCGCGCCTCCGGCTTCACCTTCCTCGGCCTGATCGGCGCCTCCGGATATCGCGACGCCGAAAAGCGTGCGATCGATCTCGCCACGGACTGGCTCAAGCGGGTCAATCTGCTCGACCGCGCCGACGATGCCGCCGGAAATTTCGCCTATGGCGACCAGCGCCGACTCGAGATCGCGCGCGCAATGTGCACGGAGCCCGCACTGCTATGCCTGGACGAGCCCGCCGCCGGCCTCAATGCGCGCGAGAGCGCGGCCTTGAGCGAGCTCCTGCTCTCGATCCGCGACGAGCTCGGCACCTCGATCCTCCTGATCGAGCATGACATGTCGGTGGTGATGGAGATCTCCGACCACATCGTGGTGATGGACCATGGCGTCAAGATCGCCGAAGGCACGCCGCGCGAGGTCCGCGACGATCCCAAGGTGATCGCCGCCTATCTCGGCGCCGACGAGGAAGAGGCGGCAGCCGTGATGGAGGGCGGCTCATGACCGCGGCACCGTCCCCTCTGCTCGCGATCCGGGGCCTGCGCGCCGCCTACGGCAAGATCGAGGCGCTGAAGGGCGTCGACGTCGAGATCAACTCCGGCGAGATCGTGGCGCTGATCGGCGCCAACGGCGCCGGCAAGTCGACGCTGATGATGACGATCTTCGGCAAGCCGCGCGCCCGTGCGGGGCAGATCCTGTATGAAGGCCGCGACATCACCGACGTCCCCACCCATGAGATCGCGCATTTGCGCATCGCGCAATCGCCGGAGGGCCGCCGCGTCTTCCCGCGCATGAGCGTGGCGGAGAACCTCCAGATGGGGGCGGATGCCACCGAATGCACCGAGGCCGAACGCGAGGCGACGCTGCAACGCGTCTTCACGCTGTTTCCGCGGCTGAAGGAACGTTACGCCCAGCGCGGCGGAACCCTGTCCGGCGGCGAGCAGCAGATGCTGGCGATCGGCCGCGCCTTGATGAGCCGTCCCCGCCTGCTCCTGCTCGACGAGCCCTCGCTTGGCCTGGCGCCGCTGATCGCGCGCCAGATCTTCGATGCGATCCGCACGCTGAACCGGCAGGACGGCCTGACCGTCCTGATCGTCGAGCAGAACGCCAACCACGCCCTCAAGCTCGCTCATCGCGGCTATGTCATGGTCAATGGCCTGATCACGCTGGCCGGTACCGGCGCCGAGTTGTTGCAGCGCCCCGAGATTCGCGCCGCCTACCTGGAAGGCGGCCGGCACGGCTGACCGGGCCGGCAAGTCCGACCTGCGTCCGGCCGAATGTGGCGAGATATCTCTCTCGATGCCCGTATTTTGCCGGTGACTTCTCAGTAGATTCATTCGAGAATGGCGTTGGTTTGGACCGGGCACGCCCGGCAACTTCCACAGGCGACCACCCGCGAGGTATCTCATGAAATCACTGAAGCTCATCGGTCTGGCATTCGGCGCATCGCTCGCGCTGTCGGGTGCGGCATTCGCGCAGGATGTCACCGTCGCAGTCGCAGGCCCGATGACCGGCGGCGAGTCCGCCTTCGGCCGCCAGATGAAGAACGGCGCCGAAATGGCCGTGGCCGATATCAATGCCGCCGGCGGCGTCAACGGCAAGAAGCTCGCGCTGTCGGTCGAGGACGATGCCTGCGACCCGAAACAGGCGCGCTCGATCGCCGAAAAGATCGCCGGCGCGAAGATCCCGTTCGTGGCCGGGCACTATTGCTCGTCTTCGTCGATCCCGGCTTCGGAAGCCTATGCCGACGGCAACGTGCTGCAGATCACGCCGGCCTCGACCAACCCGCTGTTCACCGAGCGCAAGCTCTGGAACGTGGCGCGCGTCTGCGGCCGTGACGATCAGCAAGGCCTGATCGCGGCGCAGTACATCGCCAAGAACTTCAAGGGCAAGAACATCGCGATCCTCAACGACAAGACCACCTATGGCAAGGGTCTGGCGGATGAGACCAAGAAGGCGCTCAACAAGGCCGGCGTCACCGAGAAGATGTACGAGTCCTACAACAAGGGCGACAAGGACTTCAACGCGATCGTCTCGCGCCTGAAGCGCGACAACATCGACCTCGTCTATGTCGGCGGCTATCATCAGGAGAGTGGCCTGATCCTGCGTCAGATGCGTGACCAGGGTCTCAAGACGATCCTGATGGCCGGCGACGCGCTCGCCGACAAGGAGTACGCCTCCATCACCGGCCCGGCGGGCGAAGGCACGCTGTTCACCTTCGGCCCCGACCCGCGCAACAAGCCGACCGCCAAGAAGATCGTCGACGCCTTCAAGGCCAAGAACATCGACCCCGAAGGCTACACGCTCTACACCTATGCGGCGATGCAGGTGTGGTCGCAGGCGGCCAAGAAGGCCGGCACCACCGACGCCAAGAAGGTGATGGAAGCGATGAAGGCCGGCAAGTGGGACACCGTGATCGGCCCGATCGAGTACGACGCCAAGGGCGACATCAAGCAGCTCGAC encodes the following:
- a CDS encoding FAD binding domain-containing protein; translated protein: MYEFKYHRPGTVRQAANLLVKNEDAKIIAGGHTLIPVMKQRLASPPHLVDLSHIEGLNAIEMKGRSLVIGATAKHAEVAGSAIVGEAIPALANLASQIGDPAVRHKGTIGGSLANNDPTADYPAAVLALGATIVTNKRRLKAEEYFQGLFTTALEADEIITKVMFPLPKKAAYIKFRNQASRYALVGVFVARRPSDVRVAVTGAGSEGVFRVTAFEEALKKRFAAKALDGIEVPAEGLNSDIHGSAEYRAHLIGVLTRRAVDAANAKE
- a CDS encoding (2Fe-2S)-binding protein → MAKISLIVNGNPVTANVDPRTLLVQFLRENLRLTGTHVGCDTSQCGACVVHVDGKAVKSCTTLAVMADGHEVKTIEGLAADGAPLHPMQEAFREHHGLQCGFCTPGMIMTAIDIVHRKGNELDDHTIREELEGNLCRCTGYQNIVASISAGAKAMAKSDLA
- a CDS encoding SRPBCC family protein, whose amino-acid sequence is MAMTMNGEVQLAAPREAVWAKLNDPEVLKACIPGCEELERTEDGGFRATAKMKVGPVSARFKGKVTLSDLDPPNGYRISGEGEGGVAGFAKGGAVVKLAEKDGGTLLSYEVEAQIGGKLAQLGQRLINGAAKKLADEFFANFAKAVQG
- a CDS encoding 3-carboxy-cis,cis-muconate cycloisomerase, with the translated sequence MSTSLSPLLAPMLSSAVMRAVCDDRSTLQNMLDFEAALARAEAATDVIPASAVGSIEAACKADSFDMAALAEAATRSGNLAIPLVKMLTANVGKADTEAARYVHWGATSQDVIDTATMLTLRAGLDALDTDLSRAIKGFAALARAHRHTAMVARTWLQHALPMPFGLKAAEYAASLARSRCRLRRIRREGLALQFGGAAGTLAALGDKGLAVAERLAQELNLPLPEAPWHTHRDRIAEAASCLAILAGSCGKIARDVSLMMQTDVGEAFEPAGEGRGGSSTMPHKRNPVAAASALGAATMAPQLAATIFAAQVQDHERSAGPWHAEWPTLPQLMLVTSGALAAIVDIAEGLDVDAARMRSNLDATHGLIMAEAVTFALAAKIGKSDAHHLIEAASKRAVAEKKHLREVLSADSQVTAHLSPEKIAALFEPMAYQGASQALIDRLLDSLERE
- the pcaD gene encoding 3-oxoadipate enol-lactonase is translated as MPMIDADGCLLNVSVEGRDGGPTLMLSNSLGCTLQMWEPQMKALTQVFRVIRYDRRGHGKSNVPPGPYTMERFGRDVLAILDDLNIEKVHWCGLSMGGMVGQWLGANAPERFGKLILANTSCYYAEPTKWLERIDAVKKGGIAAVADAVIAGWLTQDFRDREPDITARMKSMLLASPVEGYLACCEALSTLDQRELLPKIKSPTLVIAGRHDMATPISAGELIRSRIPGASMTIIDAAHISNVEQPHAFTDAVVGFLTQR
- a CDS encoding carboxymuconolactone decarboxylase family protein, coding for MDDQKRRDAGMNVRRKVLGNAWVDKSIANRNAFNTDFQDMITRYAWGEIWTRPHFDERTRRVLVIGTMVALGQWDEFRLHVRAALAEGGFTPDDIKEILLQQAIYCGVPAANHAVKEASAIVQELGLLQS
- a CDS encoding ABC transporter permease subunit: MDYFAQQLINGLVLGSIYGLIAIGYTMVYGIVGMINFAHGDVFMIGGFIALITFLLLISTGLTAVPVILLIVLLVSMAITALYGWTIERIAYRPLRHSFRLAPMLSAIGMSFVLTNYSQVAQGARVKPIPPVITGGYTLHESADGFVIQLSNIQIIVVITTIVLLAIFTWLVSRTRLGRDMRACEQDQTMAALLGVDVDRTISMTFVIGAALAAVAGLMYLLYYGLVDFFMGFVAGIKAFTAAVLGGIGSLPGAMLGGLAIGLIETLWSAYFSVEYKDVAAFSILIVVLIFMPTGLLGRPEVEKV
- the livM gene encoding high-affinity branched-chain amino acid ABC transporter permease LivM codes for the protein MTAPTTNPAKPATSIPALLKTAFVNALIALVLFSLMIGIRTEAGSSGQLTYWTRFGDLASIVAAVFGGSIVIELLRQWIGPTGAEKLVPPAVQSGISFIGRYLAPALLIFTLLVPVIFYNQRYILDLAILVLTYVMLGWGLNVVVGLAGLLDLGYVAFYAVGAYSYGLLATNFGWSFWICLPLAGILAAFWGVLLGFPVLRLRGDYLAIVTLAFGEIIRLVIINWQDLTGGPNGVSGIPRPSFFGIPLDNSDDGLAARLGIEYSPTHRIVFLFYLILALALLTNWATIRLRRLPIGRAWEALREDEVACRALGINTTTTKLTAFATGAMFGGFAGAFFATRQGFISPESFTFQESALVLAIVVLGGMGSQLGVALSALAMIGGFELFRSLEGYRMLVFGMAMVLIMIWRPRGLIGHRAPTVYLTKAKAISSDLVKEGHG
- a CDS encoding ABC transporter ATP-binding protein, with amino-acid sequence MIGDKILNVDRLAMRFGGIVAVQDLSFAAERKKITALIGPNGAGKTTVFNCITGFYKPSGGSIRLTHDGGKTIALERLNDFRIAKQAKVARTFQNIRLFPGMTALENLMVAQHNALMRASGFTFLGLIGASGYRDAEKRAIDLATDWLKRVNLLDRADDAAGNFAYGDQRRLEIARAMCTEPALLCLDEPAAGLNARESAALSELLLSIRDELGTSILLIEHDMSVVMEISDHIVVMDHGVKIAEGTPREVRDDPKVIAAYLGADEEEAAAVMEGGS
- a CDS encoding ABC transporter ATP-binding protein, producing MTAAPSPLLAIRGLRAAYGKIEALKGVDVEINSGEIVALIGANGAGKSTLMMTIFGKPRARAGQILYEGRDITDVPTHEIAHLRIAQSPEGRRVFPRMSVAENLQMGADATECTEAEREATLQRVFTLFPRLKERYAQRGGTLSGGEQQMLAIGRALMSRPRLLLLDEPSLGLAPLIARQIFDAIRTLNRQDGLTVLIVEQNANHALKLAHRGYVMVNGLITLAGTGAELLQRPEIRAAYLEGGRHG
- a CDS encoding branched-chain amino acid ABC transporter substrate-binding protein — its product is MKSLKLIGLAFGASLALSGAAFAQDVTVAVAGPMTGGESAFGRQMKNGAEMAVADINAAGGVNGKKLALSVEDDACDPKQARSIAEKIAGAKIPFVAGHYCSSSSIPASEAYADGNVLQITPASTNPLFTERKLWNVARVCGRDDQQGLIAAQYIAKNFKGKNIAILNDKTTYGKGLADETKKALNKAGVTEKMYESYNKGDKDFNAIVSRLKRDNIDLVYVGGYHQESGLILRQMRDQGLKTILMAGDALADKEYASITGPAGEGTLFTFGPDPRNKPTAKKIVDAFKAKNIDPEGYTLYTYAAMQVWSQAAKKAGTTDAKKVMEAMKAGKWDTVIGPIEYDAKGDIKQLDYVVYKWDAKGSYAEIKGNGT